TTATTGACAGAGGGGTGACTTGGGGGACGGTCGCAGGTGGCAGCTTTCAGGTGTCTGGAAAAGCAGGAGCTCAATGCAGGCGCAGCTCTGCCCTAACCCTGTCCCTGCTGAAGTCAAGGGGCACTTCATCAACCCCACCGAGGGGTGAGGGTTTTAGAAAGCCTCCCTTCAGGACTGCTTTTTGTGCCTGAGCCCAGCACCACTGTGCCTTCCCAAGCCTGAGGGTCCCCGGTTTAATCCACCAAAGCCTGTGACAAGCGGCACGCTCACCATGCAAAATCCAGCAGCCCTGGCGCCCGGGGGAGGCTGTAGCTGTAAACTGTGCTTTTTGTGGGGGGATGTTTCTCGATCCCCTTTTCTGCCCCTGCATGACCCACATCCTGGTGGGTGTTTCAGTaagagcaggcagctgggagtCCGACAAGTTGGGCACCACTGTGGGTTGCAATGTGGGttgctctctccctcccaaagGACAAGGATAAGGGATGGGCACAAACGTGGCACCATTACAGCTTTTAAATGGCCCCAAGTCAGGGTGTATGCCCTGAGCATGGCATCAGCAGGGCCATAATAGTGGGGAGGGAGTAGGCCAGGGTACTAGCAGGTTGTGGGGCTAGGACCCCGTCTGTCTGCCCCTCTGGAAAGCTTCAGCCCTGACGGCCAGGCAGGGAGATGTTTGCTCCTCCCTGCTTGCACATTTTTAGCACTGGGTCAACAGTGATCGTGCAGCACGTTGTTTTGTGTTCCCCAGGGTGGCGCTGCTCCAGACTCGGCACCTCATGCCTGGGTGGTGAGGGGCTCCTGGCAAGGCAGATCGGCTGCTCCCGGTAAGTGGCTCCCACTGCCCAGCGGCTGATACGGAGGGGGAGATCTGGGCTCTGCTCAGAGACCAGTGCTGAACCAAGCACCGCAAGGTTCCTGAGCCCTGGCAAAGCAGGACACTAAATAGGGGTGCAGCAAGGGAGGGCTCAGCCCCGAGCTAGACCAGCTCAGACTGGGAATTCAAAGGGGTCGTGGAGCATCAGAGGAGGGGGCAGCAGATTTTCCCCCAAGCAGGAGATGAGAAGCAGCTGTATTTATCCGCTGCCTACCTTTAATCCCTGGCAGCAGGGTTGGGGGTGTGCAGGCTCACCCCCCTCTgcggggagggagcaggactgCCATTCAATGAGGGGGTCCCAGAGACGAGCCAAAGGGATTGCCCTCTCCCACAGGCTGAGGTGCCTTGGTGTGCAACTGAGCACGAACCAGGGTGCAGCAGGGCTCTGAGAGGGGTTGCAGGGAGGCTGGGCACCTCAGCTGATGAGGCAGATGTCTCGTGATGAAGCTCAGTGGAGGTGTTTTTTGGGTGCTCCCACTGCACgagctttcttcccttttctctggcAGCCATGCCCCACTTCTTGGATTGGTTTGTGCCGGTGTATCTGATGATCTCCATTCTCATCCTGGTGGGCTTTGGAGCTTGCATTTACTACTTCGAGCCAGGACTCCAGGAAGCCCATAAGTGGCGAACGCAGAGGCCGATCATGGAACGAGACCTTCGGAAGACACTGATGATTCGGGACAACCTGGCCTTCGGGGTGCCCGAGGTCTGACACGCTGCCCATCGAGTCCAGAAGAGCCTCTCCTGGGTGGGCAGCAGTCCACAAGCCTTGGTAGGGATGACAGTCCTGCTCTGTGCAAGCGGGGCTGATCGTCACTTCGCTCTTTGCTGATCTGGGTCTCGTACTCACCGCTCACCTTTCTGCCCCTTTGCTTCTTAGGCAAGGTTTGTGCGGCACTGTAGACTCGGGGCTTCCCACGTGCTCACAGCCCTTCACCCAGCCAAGGACTTCTGCTCCTCCCCATGGCCGAGACTGATGAATCACTCAAATGAAAGGTCCCTTGTTAATCGCTTGAGTTTGAGCTGCCTGGCATCTTGACATGACCCTCAGTAGGAAAGGTCTCTGCAGGGGTACTAGGCTTGCAAAGGGATACAGAGCCTTTTACTCCTATTCACTGGGTTGAATCTAACCCAGTCTGTTTAAGTCCAGGGGGTATTTTGGGGGAAATAAATGGGATCTCAACCCAGATCGTTGCTTCAGCTCAGCTCTTCACAGCACCCACTCTTGTTGCTGGGATGGTAAGCTTGCTGAAGCTCTGTGCAGAGGGGCCAAGGGCCCAGCGAGCCTCAGAGACCGAATGCCTTTATCCCTGCTAAAAGCACACTGCTCCTCTGTGTCTGTTTGGGAGATGGAGAACATCCATCCATCCACACATCCATCCATTCCAGATGCACTACATTCAAATTAAAGATCTTTACTAAAGAGATTTGTCGAAGTCCTGTGTCAAGCTGAGAATATTCTGCAGCTCTCCATGAAGGGGTGCTGCCAGACATCACAGAAGCCTCTCCTGATCTGCCTGACCTTCCGCTCCTCTGCTGCGGAGTGAGATGGAATGGTCTGGGAAGTAGCTTGCACTTGTTCAGTGCCCTGCACTCCGGAATCCTACAGCATGGATGGGCTCTCTCTTAACTGTCATCCCAACGAAAGTTGTGAATCATCCCTCGACCCCCTTTCCCTGCATGCCTCTGAGAAGGCACACTGACCCTGTCGGCGAAATGGGCCCGTTGCACCACCTCTGCATTCTGGACCCAAGCCGTATAATGTGGGTCTGGCACAAAATCCCATGTTTATAGACTATCTGCACTTTCTGCACTGCCCCGGGGCTGGTCGGCTACCGAAGCGCTGTATGAAGGCATGATGCTGGGGCTAAGAGGGATGTTCACATCTTTGacctccctgccagcccagtGCAATGCCCGGTGTGTATAGGGAGGTTTGGGATTGCTCTGAACCTGTAGCAGGAGGTTGTGTCAAGAGCCTCTCCtcacctctcctcccaccccaacACCCACCCTTTGGATGCAGTAGGTGCAGAGGTGGTACCTGTGACCGCTCTGGACACAGCGAGGTTCTGTGTGCCCCACTCCTGCACGTCCCAGGGGATGTCAGCCCATGCCACCATGCCATGTGCATGTGTCTGCACATCCCATGCTGTCACCTGGGCCTGCCAGTATTGGGGCCACCCACATCCCCAGCATGCTCCCAGGGTGCCGGCTCTCTGCCGTAGTCCCCAACGGCTCCTTTGGGCAGCAGGAGATCCTCCAGCCGGCTGCCCAAATCTGCCACAGATCCTGGATGGGCTCgagtgttgggtttgtgtggtggggatttgtgtagcaggggagggcctacaggggtggctcctgtgagaagctgctagaagcttccctggctccaactcggacccgctgctggccaaggccgagcccatcagtgatggtggtagcccctctgggatagcatatttaagaagggcaaaaagactgctgaaaaaaaaaaacctgcagcagagagaggagtgggatgtgagagaaacaaccatgcagacaccgaggtcagtgcagaaggagagggaggaggtgcgccggagcagagattcccctgcagcccgtggtgagaaggcaggctgtccccctgcagcccatggaggttaacggtggagcagagattcccctgcagcccgtggaggaccccacgccggagcaggtggctgggcctggagaaggccgtgaccccgtgggagagcccacactggagcagttcgtggaggactgcagcccgtgggaaggactcgcgttggagaagctcgtgaAGGGCTGACCCTtgtggaagggaccccatgctggagcagggcaagagtgtgaggagtcctccccccgaggaggaaggagcagcaaaaacaacgtgtgatgaactgaccgcaacccccattccagcccccctgcactgctgggggggagAGGGTAGAGGAATCGAGAGCAAaactgagcccaggaagaagggaggggtggggggaaggtgtgtttttaagatatggttctgtttctcatgatcctactctgatttgattggtaacaaattaaataattgatttatttttccccaagtcgagtctgttttgcctgtgaccataattggtgagtgatccctccctgtccttgtctcgactcacgagcctttcgttgtattttctcctccccgtcccaccaGCAGGGACACactgagcgagcggctgcgtggtgctttgttgcccgctgggcctaaaccacaacagctcGTGTCACTCAGCCTCTCCTGTGAACCTGTCAGCGGAAGTTTTCTCCTCCATTCccaaagaaaggaggagagtgCACTGGGCTGGTTTGAGTGAGTGATGCTCCACTGGTAATTCTCTGGGGATGAAAGTTAATTTTTAGCTCTAAGGGTTTTGGCTGAGGAAGGAATGGGTCAGGACATCCTGCAAATATCCTGGGTCTTTCTGGGACTTCTCATCCACCAGATTGCAATCGTATCACCATTATCTTCCACACCAAGACCAGGCACACTGGCAGGAGCTTTCTGGCTCTGTTTCAGCCAGAGGACAAGTCAAGAGTCCTTCCATTCAGCCAAAAAACAGAGATCGCGATGCGAGTACCCTAGCTGGGGAGTCTCGCTTGGCAGAGAAATGCAGTGAGTGGGATTACTCCTGTGCCCAAAGTTACACTCACCCTGGCAAGCAAAGGCTCAAAGCGCAGGTGCAGCCTGAAACGGGTAAATCCCACGTATTTTTGTGCCTTGGTGACTTGGGGCTGTGAAAGGGAAATGCCGCGGGGCTGGGCTGCATGGTCTGATGTGCCAACCTCGGCTGCATGGCTCACATCCCCTGCCCTCTGGCACAACACAGCCATATCTCCAAGCGCCAGCTTGGAAACCTGCTTCCTCACCTCGACTGCCTCGTAGCTGGGACTGCACTGCAAACGGACCCCAGCTGAGCCACGGAGTAGCAATAAAAACCTCTGTACTGGAGCTGAGGGGCTTGGAGCAGTCAGGGACAGGTTAAACCGTCCCTGTGGGAAGGGGAGCCTGGTCTCCGCAGCCTGCACCAGCGCAGGCTGCTCTGCCATCACACCTCCTCCAAACCTACTTTTGCCTGCTGAGtcaaaagagaagagggaaaaccACCAGCCTGGTAAAAACAAAAGGCTGGGTCTGCCACCGCCGCTCTCAGCCAGCTGGCATCTGTGCTGCAATGGAGCTCCCCACGGGggttccctctcccctcctctgtgTCCTCCTCTGCGCGCTGTCCTGCCTGTTTTCACCTCCGCTCTGCCCACGACTCACTGCAGAAACCGAGCAAAAAGAAGATGACAAACAGGTCAGGGCTGGACTAGAGAGAAGCTAGTTATTCATCTCCTCTGGCTTATGTTTTGCACTGTTTAGTCCTGACACGATCAGTATTAAGCCAGGTATTTTCCACAGGTATGAAGGACTTTATTGCCCACGGTGTCAAAGCCCTCCCCAGTGGAATAAAAGTGTGTGACAAACTGTGTGGCTGATGCTTTATATTCCTGCTGTTCTCCCTGGGATCTGCCTCCCTCCAGCTCTGGGCAGGCAGCAAGGACCAGTCTGCAGCGAGGTTTTCTTTACAGCAGGGTAGGTCTTCATCTGCCTGGTTTCTGTGCCGGCCATGCTGCGGGGCTATCTGGGAATAATTAAGTTACAGGCAAACACTGCCTGAAAACTGAGACTGTTTCTCCCCTGTGGGACCTGTGCAGCCAGAGAGACCTCAGGGGAGAGGGAAATAAGTCACAGATACTGAATTAAACTGCGTAAAGCATCAGAGAAGATACTTAGTGCTGGAAATACTGCACAGCatcaggttgtttttttctacCTTCTGTCTCTTTGCCtttaaagaagcagagaagttACACCGCCCTgagccctgccttcccccagcaCTACTCATGGCTTGCTGTGGGTCACAGGATGGTGgttccccctccacccctcaGCCCTGGCCACCCGAAGGCAGGCAAGCATCCCCCCTGCCATGCTGTGGGTGCTATGGGTGCCTGGCTCTCCTTCTCTTTGCTCCCGTTTGCCCACCAAACCACACGTATTCTCGTCCCGCCCCACCAAAAtacctttctcctttcctcctttgttATTGCGTTGCCCTTCAAAGTCTCTTTTATAGTGAGGAAGGTGTAGAGCGGCAAGCTGACTCTCTGTAATGGATGCCCTCTCGACCCTGAAGATGCCCCAAAGCTGGCAACAATCAGAATAATGAAGAAGCAAATCAGAATAAGGGAAGAAGCATCAACCTGGATGAACACCCAACAAGTGAACCCTGAACTTCCTCAGCGGGGTATAAATTGTTGAACTGGAATCTGccatttaagggaaaaaaaagaagagaggaagggaaaacatttcaaaaattcagagattttagttttttttttaaattgcaccCATTGTCCTCAGCAGGAGGTGGCACAGGCCTGACCTGGTGGGTCTGCACCgctcctccacctcccaccATGGAAGCGGGGTGAGGGGCTGCGGCGTGGGGCTGCCCGTGGTGTGGGGATGCTGGTGGCAGAGGCCAGGAAGGCACCAGGGCAGGGGGCAGGAGCGGCCGTGGCGCCAGGCGTGGGAGCATGCTGCGCAGGCCACAAATGCCCCATTGTCCCGGCCGGAGGCGGGCTGGCCGGCTGCTGGTGGGGGCTCAGGCCTGTCGATGACAGTGGCTCTGGGGAGCGCTGCGCCCCGGGACGCTGCAGCCCCCGGCAGCGGGGAAGGCCTGGGCCCCTTGGCCCAGCCCGGTACCACCTGCCCCCCGCCCTCGCGCCTCTGCTTCCAGCCTGCCGCCGCCCACCATGGAGGAGGACGTCGCCCCTCATCGCAGCCGCCTGCCcgccccaggcagccccaccGGCCCCAGCCGCATCCCGGGCCCCCTGCCACGGCGGGACGGCCCCCTCGgtgcccccgccgcccccacgAAGCGCAGCTGCCTTTCGGTCACCCTGCgccgggccggcgggggcggTGGGGGGCCCCCCTGGGAGCGGCTGCGGGGCCCTGCCCCTGTCACC
Above is a genomic segment from Gymnogyps californianus isolate 813 chromosome 1, ASM1813914v2, whole genome shotgun sequence containing:
- the SMIM45 gene encoding protein SMIM45: MPHFLDWFVPVYLMISILILVGFGACIYYFEPGLQEAHKWRTQRPIMERDLRKTLMIRDNLAFGVPEV